A genomic segment from Lignipirellula cremea encodes:
- a CDS encoding metallophosphoesterase family protein, whose product MKLLLFSDLHASPTAAAALVEQAAGADVAIGAGDFGNMRRGIADAVRLLAALPIPLVATPGNAESYEELCQAFQDGPAAQVLHGSQATLQGEVFYGLGGAVPVTPFGSWSYDFTEEQAAGLLAGCPSGCVLVTHAPPHGVVDRDSGGQHRGSTAIRQAILDLRPRLVVCGHIHASGGTVGDLDGVPVVNAGPQGVLWNLDAGRRLPL is encoded by the coding sequence ATGAAGCTTCTGCTGTTCAGTGATCTCCATGCCAGCCCGACGGCCGCCGCCGCGCTGGTGGAACAAGCGGCCGGGGCCGATGTCGCCATCGGTGCGGGTGACTTCGGCAACATGCGCCGCGGAATCGCCGACGCCGTACGACTGCTGGCCGCGCTCCCGATCCCTCTGGTCGCGACGCCCGGCAATGCCGAATCGTACGAAGAGCTGTGCCAGGCATTCCAGGACGGCCCCGCCGCCCAGGTGCTGCATGGCTCTCAGGCGACCCTCCAGGGCGAAGTCTTCTATGGGCTGGGAGGGGCCGTACCGGTCACGCCGTTTGGCTCCTGGAGTTATGACTTCACCGAAGAGCAGGCAGCCGGACTGCTGGCCGGCTGTCCTTCGGGCTGTGTGCTGGTGACGCATGCCCCGCCGCACGGCGTCGTCGATCGCGATTCGGGCGGCCAGCATCGCGGCAGCACGGCCATTCGCCAGGCGATCCTGGACCTCCGCCCCAGGCTGGTCGTCTGCGGGCATATCCACGCCAGCGGCGGAACGGTGGGCGACCTCGACGGCGTGCCCGTCGTCAACGCCGGTCCGCAGGGCGTCCTCTGGAATCTGGACGCCGGTCGACGTCTGCCGCTGTAG
- a CDS encoding RluA family pseudouridine synthase, giving the protein MTPEGFDILHEEGPLLIVAKPGGLLTQAPPEVDSLETRIKRFLKLRDEKPGKVYLAMAHRLDRPVSGALATAKHVRAARRICEQFEGRLVDKTYWAVVEGQVADDTGEWIDHIRKIPERPVAELVPADHIEGRRAVLRYQVLRRFPTFTWLQIELETGRMHQIRVQCAARGHAVLGDAMYGATSLFGPETVDERARWIGLHARRLALRHPMTREPVAVTAPLPAWWEQIGVVPAGDQ; this is encoded by the coding sequence ATGACGCCTGAAGGATTTGACATTCTGCACGAAGAGGGCCCGCTCCTCATCGTCGCCAAACCGGGCGGGCTGCTCACCCAGGCGCCGCCGGAAGTCGACAGTCTGGAAACGCGCATCAAGCGGTTCCTTAAACTGCGCGATGAAAAGCCGGGCAAGGTTTACCTGGCGATGGCGCACCGGCTGGATCGGCCTGTCTCCGGTGCGCTGGCGACGGCCAAACATGTGCGGGCGGCCCGTCGCATCTGTGAGCAGTTTGAAGGACGACTGGTCGACAAAACCTACTGGGCCGTCGTCGAAGGGCAGGTTGCCGATGACACGGGCGAGTGGATCGACCACATCCGCAAGATCCCCGAACGCCCCGTGGCCGAACTGGTCCCGGCCGACCACATCGAAGGCCGGCGGGCCGTATTGCGTTACCAGGTGCTCCGCCGGTTCCCCACGTTCACCTGGCTGCAGATCGAGCTGGAAACGGGCCGCATGCATCAGATCCGCGTGCAATGCGCCGCGCGCGGCCACGCCGTGCTGGGCGACGCCATGTACGGAGCGACGTCCCTCTTTGGGCCGGAAACCGTCGACGAGCGCGCCCGCTGGATTGGCCTGCACGCCCGGCGCCTGGCGTTACGTCACCCCATGACGCGCGAGCCCGTCGCCGTCACCGCCCCGCTTCCTGCCTGGTGGGAGCAAATCGGCGTGGTCCCCGCGGGAGACCAATAG
- a CDS encoding SDR family NAD(P)-dependent oxidoreductase gives MLPGIKLFDLTGRSAVITGGSKGLGEAMAAGLASAGADVLLASRNEEEVQATAIQIAADYGHKAIGMRADVTSPEDCDSLAKKALKEFGKIDILINNAGINIRGPIDELTYDEFRQVQQVNVDGVWLATKAVVPAMKKARYGRIINMASTLGLVGLDNRTPYTASKGAVVQMTRALGLELAPHNITVNAICPGPFLTPMNIPIADDEQTKKFIVGAVALGRWGELAEIQGAAIFLASDAASYCVGGIFAIDGGWTAR, from the coding sequence ATGTTACCCGGGATTAAACTGTTTGATCTGACCGGCCGCAGCGCGGTCATCACCGGCGGCTCCAAAGGACTGGGCGAGGCGATGGCAGCCGGCCTGGCCTCGGCCGGAGCCGATGTTCTGCTGGCCAGTCGCAATGAAGAGGAAGTCCAGGCGACGGCCATTCAGATCGCCGCCGACTACGGGCATAAAGCGATCGGCATGCGGGCCGATGTCACGTCGCCGGAGGACTGCGACAGCCTGGCGAAAAAGGCGCTCAAAGAGTTCGGCAAGATCGACATTCTCATCAACAACGCCGGCATCAACATTCGCGGTCCGATCGACGAACTCACCTACGACGAATTCCGCCAGGTGCAGCAGGTCAACGTCGACGGCGTCTGGCTGGCGACCAAAGCGGTCGTCCCCGCCATGAAGAAAGCCCGCTACGGGCGGATCATCAACATGGCCAGCACGCTCGGTCTGGTCGGTCTCGACAATCGCACTCCTTACACCGCCAGCAAAGGCGCCGTGGTGCAAATGACCCGCGCGCTGGGACTGGAACTGGCTCCGCATAACATTACCGTCAACGCCATCTGCCCCGGCCCGTTTCTCACGCCGATGAACATTCCGATCGCCGACGACGAACAGACCAAAAAGTTCATCGTCGGCGCCGTGGCGCTGGGACGCTGGGGCGAACTGGCCGAGATCCAGGGCGCCGCGATCTTCCTCGCCAGCGATGCCGCCAGCTACTGCGTCGGCGGAATATTCGCCATCGATGGCGGCTGGACTGCCCGATAG